TCTAAAGTGGCATCCTGTAGTGCATGCTCGATCTCTTCAGCGGCTTGATCCAGTGCGGCATAGACATCGCCGCGACTCTTCACTACGGCGGCAACAGTTAAATCCAGTTGCCGATCTGAACCGCCATACATTTCGTGGTCCGTGTTTTCGGTGGAAAAACCCACCACAATCGCCGGCAGTTTTTCTGGATCGATTTCTTCTGTGGTGCCAGGGGGTGGAAATGTGAAGCTGGATAGAGTTTGCAGCTTGCTTAAAACGGCATCGCGGATGGTGATGCGTTGGGTCATTGGTATGTGCTCCAGGAATTTGGGGCATAAAAAAACCCGCTGATGCGGGTTTTCATATTTACAATACGGCAGAGCCCACTCGCACTAGGAAGCTCGTGATGGCCACCTATACTTTAATGAATCTCTGCAATCAAAATGTAGATTTATTGACTAGTCGGTGAATAGCCAAACACTACGTATACGCGGGTAGGCTCCATCTTGTCCACCGCAGCCATCTAACCAAAAGCTAACTTTTTTTCCCGTCATTTGCGCGGACAATAAAGTTGAATGAATTGCTGCGTAATTATCATCTGTTGGGTGGATAGCAAAATAGTAAGTTTTTTCACACCCACTTGGATTATAGGCAGCTTCCTCACCAGGGTGATTTGAGGCGTCAAGTTCTGGAGCTCTAACTTGTGTCCAGCCCCCATTGACATACATAGTTTTAATTGTCGCAGGTCCAACTAGTCCAGAACCGGCAGCCCAAACTGTCATTGTCATCATGTAGACTACGACACCTAACATAAATTTCTTCATTTAGTTTTAAACTCCATTAACTACTTATAAATTGATAACAACAAGAAACTTAACTGGCACTTTCAATCTATCCATTCAAACTTTGCCCAGATCATTTTGTGATCAGGCGTACATTTCTCCATCACACAAATTGCTTCTTCTGTGTATGCAGCTGGCACATTGAAAGTGGATAAAAATTCCTCCCCAACAACCACTTGATCTACTTTCGGCTCAATCTTTCCCTCAGGTGAATAGTAAAATATGTAATCTATCTTTTCAGGACTATTTTTTGAAGCGTTGTGTTTAGTATTCGCAATGTGTTGAGTTATATCCACGACTCCAGGGAACTCTTTTTCAAACTCCTCAATGAGTTTATTATATTGGTCATTTATCTGGTAATCGATATTGAAATCACCAACAAATATAACTGGTGCCGGCTTCTCTATAAATTCAGCTTTAAACTGCCGAATCATATCCTTCGCATCTATTAGGCTTTTCTGAACATCACCATTATCCCAAACAAAGTGCGCTGTGACGAACCAGATGTTTTTTCCATCACCAAAATCCTGAAATAGAGCTATAGCTCCTGTATCGGTGCCCTCTACACCTGTAAGCTCTAAGTACTTTTCATCTTCAATTTTAACATTAGTAACTACAGCCTCACCTTTGTAAATACCAACAATACCACTAGGCCCAGTTCGGGCGCTAAACCCTCCATTTTTATCACCATAAGAGCTTTTGGAAACCAAACCATAAAAACGATTTACCACATTGGGAGAGAAATATTCATCTACCTCTTGAATAAAAGGCTTATCACAGACATATTTAGTCCTATTCATTGCCTCTTGAAAGCCAATAATGAATGGTTTTTCTCTATCTATTACCTCATCCAACTGAGCTAAATAAGCCTCAAACCGTGCATCAAATTCATTCTTAGAACTTTCACTTTTACTACAGTTCAATAGGCCATTGTCCTTTTTGGTCGTTATATCATAGCTTGTTGCTAATGAGTCCCAGATATTGTGTGTAACAATAGTAAACTCGAACGATAGTGATGCTGGTGAAATAAAACTAAGCAACAACAGCACTACTACATTTGCCTTAAAATTAAACATATCCCCTACTCAATACCCTTCTGAAAATATATTTGAGTCACGAACAATACTACTGCCAAACTCACCAAAATTTTTCGATAGATTTGGAATCATATTTAAATAAAACTAGAAAAACAAATAATTGACAATTCTCCGATATTCAAGTCATTACTTCAACCAACGCCCGCCAAACAACCTCATCATCCGACAACCGCTTGTGCACGGTATAGGCTACACCACCAAGCGTAATCACCGCTTCAGAGCTGTAAGCGCCGACCCCACTTTAAAAGGCGGCAGCCATTGAACATCCAAAGGAGAATGAAAAGTGGGCGAGCGCTATTTCCTTTCGGTGTTGTATTCACGCTCATGGCCGCCATAAAACCACAGACCTACTTATCGGAATAGAGTGCCATCAATCAGGCGGCGTTTTTCCAGGCATTTATCTGATCCAGCAATTCAGGGAAAGTCTCGACGTAGTACAGGGGCTGAGTCTCTCTAGGGTTCCTTGGGCAGGTTTCATTCCTACCAAAGCGCGATCCGGCCTGAGTGAGCGACTTAAACTTCTTGATTCCCCCTTTGCTAGAGCGTCGCTGCAACTCCTCCAGATACCCCATACCTATTAGGATTGGGTTAACGGCACGGGCTGATAACGATGCCCCGTGCTCCTTCAATAAGTCGCTGAGGGCCTTCACGGGCGCCTCCTGAACGTAGTCCGGCAGGAAGCGGTCACTAACACCCCGCTCGGTGCAAATGGTACTGAGCATACGAACCTTGCTGCTATCACTCATCCGTAGCATTCGGGCGGCGCACTCTGCAACTTCCAGCTCTGGATAGCCACTAGGTTGTTGATGGCTGTACTGACCCGTTTTTCGAATACTGGGCAAGACCTCATGTGTCACCCAGCGTTTGAATGCTTTAGCTTCTGTTTTCTGACTTGTTAAAATCACCGAGTACAAACCGGACTCGTTAATAACTGTAATGCCACGCCCCCCTGTAGGAGCTCCCAAACCGCCGATCTGGCGGTTTGACTTTTCGTCGTCATCCAGTTTACTCGTCATCTTATGAGCGTCAGAGTAGTTGAGAACCTCTGCTACATCCTTCGCTACAAACCAAAATTCACCATCCTCTTCAAGTACACGAAGCTGACGATTTTTGAAACCAAATGGAATTACGTTATTCATACCACTCTCCTTGTTAATGTTCAGTATTCTGCCCGCGAACCAGTTGTTCGGCTGCAAAGGTCAATCCATCCAGCACCGCGCTCTCTTCGCCACAGAGGGCATTGAGTGCGGCGTTTTTTACTGGGGAATCGGGCCATTCCTGAATGCGCTGGCGAGCCATGTTTAAATACTGCAAATCGCGTAACTGCTGGACATGAGCCGGCTGTAGCGCACAGTGAGAGTGATCAATCTTAGAGATTAATTAGGAATCGGCCATGGCGGCCTCCTGTTAGATTTTAGTTTCTTGCGACTGCCAGTTAGTAGCTGGCAGCCGGGTCTCAACTAGAGCTCTATCAGAAGCTCCGGGCCTATTTCCCATAAGGGTCTTGTATTACGCCTCTCGACCCGGCCATAAGGCTAGGCGTGCCAAATTACAGGCACAAAAAAACCGCAGAGGCTAACGGGTGCGGAAACCGCTGATAGAGTTTTGGTACCCTCAGTGACCACCAACCCTGTAAGAGCTGTCAAGCTCTTCAGCCTAAGGTTAGGCTACCCCTACTCCAATCTCCGTTTAATCACTCCAAAAATATGTTTTTCTATACAGCCCGCTACCACAGGCAATAAAAAACCCCACCAGCGCGAGCTAGTGGGGTTTTTAAGCGCTACTCAATAGGCGAGTAACGAGCGATACTGTAATCCTACCTCTGCGGGCATTACCACACAAGCGGGGAGGAATATTTTGGAGGTTATTGCCTCATCACTACCAGCTGTTCAATTTGTAAAGTATTGCCACAAAAATCGCCAATCCGGCAGTTTGGATTACCCATCACCCGTACCTGCCATACAAAGCTATCATTCTTCAAAAGAAAAATTCACAGCAAGGATTTTTTCTACTGTTTCCTATTAGCGACAAAGGATCATAAAAGCTTCATTTCGTGCCCCACTTGCTCCTCCACCTCCCGCTACTACCTTCCAGCCCTCCGGCACTTTAACTGTTTTTTCAGGCAGTTCGCCGTTATTTAACGACCTGCCAGAGACACTCCAAAGTCTCGCTGCAAAGCACTCTTTAAATTGCTCATCTTTTTTTTCTTTTTTCTCATCCGCCATGACTGTAGGCACAGAAAGAGCAAACGCTATACCTATTAGAGTCAAGTATTGCGCAGTATTCTTTTTCATTCTTATCCTTTTTTCATTACATTAAATTTAAAGAAACTATTATGTAGTTACTTTATACATTGAATCATATTGGAGACCTCAGAAAAATCAATAAGTTATACCCTTACAGCACCTCCGTGCCCCCAGTGGGTAGCCTCACATTTGTTCTTTAACCAACCACCAGCACCCGCCAAACAATTCCATCATCCGAAAGCCGCTTGCGTACTAAATACTCCACACCACCAAGCGTAATCACCGCCTCTGAGCTGTAAGCCCCTACTTCGCTCACCAACAGACTCAATTCGATACGCGGCACCCGCACACGTTCCTCATCTTCGAACTCGTCGATCTCTTGATCTTTTATCACTCGGCAATCTATAGGCTCAGCACCACTATCGTCTGTATAGGTAGCGGGCTTACCCCACTTGCGGAACGCGCGCTCTGCGGCTCGTTGGTCCAGATCCATGCTTCACCTAGGCCTTCACGGTACCCGGCACGCCGGTAAACTTAACCGCTAAGCTAGTAATGCCATCGCCGGCTGCCTCTACGGCAAAGGCGGTGGGGCCAGTGATATCGCCGGTTGCGGCTGTTGCGGAGCTATCGTCAAAGGCTGCTGCAGAGATATCCCAGGTGAGGGTTTCCCCCTGACTGATCTCTGCGCCGGATACCTTTGGCACAGTGAATACGCCTTCAATAGCGATCACACCAGATGCGCCCACAGCGATATCATCCATCGCCACACCCAGTACTGCGCCTACTGCTAGCACCTGGCCAGAGGTAATTACTGAGCTGGTGCTATTGGTGTAATCCAGCATGCGCCCATCTTGTACAAAATTAGTAGCCATTCTCTTTCTCTCAATTGAGTAAATTACTAAAAGCAAAAAGGCCGCGATGTGCGGCCCTTTTCGGATTCTTTAAGGTTTGGTTCGGTTTGAGCTGGGTATTAGGTCTTGGGCGTTTTCACCATGCCTTTTGCGTCCCAGGCTTTCGCAGCTGCGTCGAGGCGGACTTTGAATTCCACCCCGTCGATATTCCAGCCGTTTTGCTGCTCCAGTACAGGGGCTTGCTGGCCATCCAGATAGAGCACTTCGATGGTGTCGTGCGCTACTGGGTCGGCATTGAGGTACCAACCATTGTGCCCGCTGAGGCGACCATCGGAGATCACGCTGGCAATATTGCGCACACTGTTGGGTACAGTGTTGGATTTCTCAGAAGCTCCAACTTCAAACTCTGACTCCAACGCAACCTTTGCGGCACCCTCGTCGGCGATATCACACAGCAGGAATTTGGGGCGGATATTTAGGAAAGCGGTACCGTCCTTCTGTTTACCCATCAGTACCCGCGCGGCATCGATGCTGGCTGTATTGATACCTGCCTTAGTAGCTAGGTTGCCATGGTCGGTATGGAATAAGGCCTTGCCATCGGCCATTTTGGGATTGTTGATCAGGATACTGAAAACCAGATCCCCCACGGTGCGAGTAGCAGCAAGACCCATCTTTTGCGGAATGCGGGTGAAGGCCCCCAGGTCGTCATTGATAATCGCCTGGCGAGTAATGGAGAAGAGTTCCCCGTAAGTAGCCAGAGCGGCAGTCTCTGCGCGCTCGCCAATACTCACGTATTTAAATTCTGCCCCGGGTTCCACTTGGCGTAGTGAGGGGAAGGTACCAAGATCCGTGCGAGTGGCTATCTTGAAATCGCTTAAGTTTCCAGTGGCGGTAAACTGCGGAAACACCTCTGCCGCTTCAGTGTAACCCTTCAGCATGGATTTATTAGCAATATTGCCGAGGACGGTAGCGAAGTCACCAGAGCTATGGGTAAACGCTGCGGCAACCACGCCCATTTTATCCAGGCCCGCTAAATTCTGTCCGTGGGCGTGCATAAACATACGGGCAATTTCCAGCATGGTATAGCCAACCAGCTCATTACCCTCTGTGCGTTTTTCACCAAGGGCACGCATTGCAATCGCGTTTTCAGCATCAGACTTGAGGCGTTTAATGCCCTCACCTTCCTGTACTACCACGCCGTAGCTTTGCACTGGAGTTGGGGTTTGATTTCCCAGAGCTGTGAGCAGCTGGTCTTTGGCTTTTTCCGCGGTGCAGTCCATATCATCCAGGCAAGATTGCATCACGGTGCTGTGTGCTTCGAAGCCTTTAAAAACCGCTTTAATATCGTCTTTACGCTTTTGCTCATCCGCTGCGAATTGTGCTCTGGCATCGGCGGCAATCTGCGCTTTCACTTCTGGGGTGACCTCGGTCGCAGCGGTTGCAGCTGGCGTAGTGGAGGTGGTTGTAGTCATGGCTTGCGCCTCCTGGGTTTGGCTATGGGTTTGGTTTGGATTGCCTGCAACCGCAGACGGGAATCTAAATTCAGTGGGCCCCTGCATAACCAATGCACTAATGGCTTGAGGGATATTTTTGAATTGGTTTAAGTGATCGGCGTTAAAGCTGGCAGCCATTTCCATTTCGGCAGTGGTATCAGTGGCGAAGCCAGCTTCTACTGCTTCGGCGCCGGTATACCAAGTCTCGTCATCCATGACTTGGCTGACTTCCTCATCCGACATCCCTGTGCGTGAGGCATACAAACCGATCATGGTGGTTTTGACTTTTGCCAGCAGGCTCTTGGTTTTTTCCAGGGCGCGCTCATCGCCTCGCACACCGGCGCTGGGGTTGTGCACCATGTAATAGGCATTCTCAGCGATATGAACCGTGTCCCCGGCTAAGGCGATCACGCTGCCCATACTGGCTGCGATACCTTCAATCCAGGTTTCCACCTCGGCTTTATGATCTTTCAGCAGGTTGTAGATGGCGGTACCGTCGAACACATCACCACCAGGGCAGTTGATATGCAGATTGATCTTACTGACATCGCCTAGTGCTTTGAGATCTCGGGCAAAGTCTTTTGCGGTCATATCCCAGTAGCCAATGTAATCGTACAGATAGATATCGGCTTCGCTGGTATTGGCAGCGGCATTGATGCTGTACCAGGATTTTTTAGGCATTGCGGTTTCCTATTTAGAGTCGGGGTCTTGCTCAGTGTTTTCTGCGGGGACCGCAGTGCGCTTGCTTGGGGTGGTGATATCGTTTTCTTTCAGCTTTCTCTGCCAGGCAGCGGTTTGCTTGATCACATCGT
This DNA window, taken from Microbulbifer sp. GL-2, encodes the following:
- a CDS encoding endonuclease/exonuclease/phosphatase family protein — protein: MFNFKANVVVLLLLSFISPASLSFEFTIVTHNIWDSLATSYDITTKKDNGLLNCSKSESSKNEFDARFEAYLAQLDEVIDREKPFIIGFQEAMNRTKYVCDKPFIQEVDEYFSPNVVNRFYGLVSKSSYGDKNGGFSARTGPSGIVGIYKGEAVVTNVKIEDEKYLELTGVEGTDTGAIALFQDFGDGKNIWFVTAHFVWDNGDVQKSLIDAKDMIRQFKAEFIEKPAPVIFVGDFNIDYQINDQYNKLIEEFEKEFPGVVDITQHIANTKHNASKNSPEKIDYIFYYSPEGKIEPKVDQVVVGEEFLSTFNVPAAYTEEAICVMEKCTPDHKMIWAKFEWID
- a CDS encoding Bro-N domain-containing protein → MNNVIPFGFKNRQLRVLEEDGEFWFVAKDVAEVLNYSDAHKMTSKLDDDEKSNRQIGGLGAPTGGRGITVINESGLYSVILTSQKTEAKAFKRWVTHEVLPSIRKTGQYSHQQPSGYPELEVAECAARMLRMSDSSKVRMLSTICTERGVSDRFLPDYVQEAPVKALSDLLKEHGASLSARAVNPILIGMGYLEELQRRSSKGGIKKFKSLTQAGSRFGRNETCPRNPRETQPLYYVETFPELLDQINAWKNAA
- a CDS encoding DUF2190 family protein, with amino-acid sequence MATNFVQDGRMLDYTNSTSSVITSGQVLAVGAVLGVAMDDIAVGASGVIAIEGVFTVPKVSGAEISQGETLTWDISAAAFDDSSATAATGDITGPTAFAVEAAGDGITSLAVKFTGVPGTVKA
- a CDS encoding ClpP-like prohead protease/major capsid protein fusion protein, whose product is MPKKSWYSINAAANTSEADIYLYDYIGYWDMTAKDFARDLKALGDVSKINLHINCPGGDVFDGTAIYNLLKDHKAEVETWIEGIAASMGSVIALAGDTVHIAENAYYMVHNPSAGVRGDERALEKTKSLLAKVKTTMIGLYASRTGMSDEEVSQVMDDETWYTGAEAVEAGFATDTTAEMEMAASFNADHLNQFKNIPQAISALVMQGPTEFRFPSAVAGNPNQTHSQTQEAQAMTTTTSTTPAATAATEVTPEVKAQIAADARAQFAADEQKRKDDIKAVFKGFEAHSTVMQSCLDDMDCTAEKAKDQLLTALGNQTPTPVQSYGVVVQEGEGIKRLKSDAENAIAMRALGEKRTEGNELVGYTMLEIARMFMHAHGQNLAGLDKMGVVAAAFTHSSGDFATVLGNIANKSMLKGYTEAAEVFPQFTATGNLSDFKIATRTDLGTFPSLRQVEPGAEFKYVSIGERAETAALATYGELFSITRQAIINDDLGAFTRIPQKMGLAATRTVGDLVFSILINNPKMADGKALFHTDHGNLATKAGINTASIDAARVLMGKQKDGTAFLNIRPKFLLCDIADEGAAKVALESEFEVGASEKSNTVPNSVRNIASVISDGRLSGHNGWYLNADPVAHDTIEVLYLDGQQAPVLEQQNGWNIDGVEFKVRLDAAAKAWDAKGMVKTPKT